The nucleotide window GGGCGAGCTTGTACTGGGCGTAGTCCGCACGCGGATGCGTCGGATAGTAGTTCATGAACCCGCTGAACTCCTCCTGTGCGTTGACGAAGCCTTCGGGGCTGCCCTCGCCGAGGTGCGTGTCGCCGATACCGAGCATGGCATCCGCCCGGAATGGGCTCTGGGGGTACGCATCGACGAGCTGCCGAAAGTACTCCCGCGCGGTCAGCCATTTCCTGTCGTTCAGCGCCTTCGTGCCGNNNNNNNNNNGGTACCGGTCCGGCTGTGCCACGCCCTGTGGCACGCGACCTGGCGTGGCCGCGCAGGCCGCAGCACCGGCGAGCAGCAGAACCGCGCCGAGCCGGGCGAGCGCCGACCGGCGCGGCGCGGCTCGCGTCGGTGTCAGAGTCATCCCTTGATCGCCTCGGGATGATCCGAGCCGCGCAAAGACTGGACGAGCGATTGCGAAATCGTGCTGAGCCATTGATACTCTGCGTGAAGTCCTTCTTCGAGGGTCGTCTCGGGTGAAAAGCCGAGCTCTTGGCGCGCGCGCGATGTGTCAGCGTACGTATCGCGCATGTCGCCTCGTTGCGCCGGAAGTCGCTCTATCTTCAGAGGTCTTCCCATCAGCTGCTCGATGAGGGCGAGAACCTGATTCACCGACACCCGAGAGCCCCCGCCGACGTTGTAGACGCGTCCGGCGCCTCCACGGCTTGCGGCCGCCAGGGCCGCCGAAACGGCGTCGCCAACGAACGTGAAATCGCGCGTTTGCTCGCCGTCGCCATACAGGGTGACGGCGCGCCCCTCGATGGCGGCCTTGAGAAAGCGGTGAAACGCCATGTCTGGTCGTTGCCGCGGCCCATAGACCGTGAAGTAGCGGAGTGAGACAGCCGGGACGCCGTACGACTGGCAATACAGGTGGCACAGGTGCTCGGCAGCCAGCTTGCTCACACCATAGGGCGAGAGCGGCTGGAGGCGCGCCTCTTCTCGCATGGGAATGGACGCCTCGTCACCGTATACCGACGAGGTGGACGCGTACACGAAACGCTCGAGCCGCACCACCGTACATGCTTCGAGGAGGCGCTGCGTCGCGTCGATGTTGTCTCGAACATAGACGTCGAAGTCCCGTCCCCAACTCTTGCGAACGCCGGGCTGCGCCGCCATGTGGAAGACGTGCGTCACGTCACGGAGCAGCGGCGCGAGCTCCGCATCCTGAAGTCGCGCTTCCTGGAGTTGGAACTTTGGATGCGCGTGGCAGGCGTGGAGGTTGGCCTCCTTGAGCGCCCGCGTATAGTAGTCGGTAAATGCATCGAGGCCAACGACTTCCGCCTCCTGCGCCAGCAGCCGCTCACACAGGTGCGATCCAATGAAGCCGGCCGCACCGGTCACGAGTGCCCTCATGCGAGCGCCTCACGAATTGTCCCGGGCAGGCGGCAGGGCCGCCGCTCACGGTCTAGTGGCGCGTGCACGGTACGGCCCGTGGCGGTCACCAGGCCGTCGGCGGTGCGGACGACCTGATAATCGAAGCCGACCCGGACGCGCGACACCACACGTCCCGCCGTGCGCACTTCCAACTCATCGTCATAGAAGCTCGGCCGGAGGTAGGCACAACTGGCTTCCAGCACCGGCAACGAGACTCCGTTCTCCTCCATATCGCGATAGGTCCACCCAAGCGTTCGGAGCAGCTCGCAGCGGCCGACCTCGAACCAGACGAAGTAGTTGGCGTAGTAGACCACGCCCATTTTGTCGGTCTCCGCATACCGCACGCGGACCTTGGTGGCCCCTTCAACCATGGGCGTCACCGGTCAGCAGGCTGTCGCGGTCGGACGCGGCGAGACCGCGTGTCGCCGATCGGCGGAGGGCCCTGGTTGCCTCGCCCGCGTCGTCGGTGCCAAAGATCGTCGTCCCGGCGATCAACACGTCGACGCCAGCATCGACGACGAGGGCGGCGTTGCTGGTATCGATACCACCATCAATGGAGACCAGCGCGCGGCTTCCCGTTCGCTCGAGCAGGCCGCGCACCGCCCGTACTTTGGACGTGCTGCGGGGAATGAAGGCCTGTCCGCCGAACCCGGGGTTCACCGACATGAGCAGCACGATGTCGAGATCGGCGGCCATTTCTTCGATCGCCGCGATCGGCGTCGAGGGGTTGAGCGCGACGCCGGCCCGGAGACCGAGCTCCTGAATTCGATGGACCGTGCGGTGCAGATGGGGCGTCGCCTCCACGTGCACGATGAGGTGATTCGCACCTGCTTCCGCGAATGCCTCCAGATAGCGATCTGGCTCGGTGATCATGAGGTGCACGTCGAGCGGAACGCGGGCCACGCGCTTGAGCGCCGCCACGACCGGCGGGCCAATCGTGATGTTCGGCACGAAATGGCCATCCATCACGTCCACGTGTATCCAATCGGCGCCTCCCTCCTCGGTCGCGCGGACCGCCTCGCCAAGCGCGGCGAAGTCGGCCGCCAGAATAGAGGAGGCGATCCGCACGCTCATCGACTGACCTCCAAGGAGATCGCATCGCCAGGCGCAATCTGATAGCCGGCCTGCGGTGCCTGCCGCAACACGATGCCGGGTGGGACGCCGGGATACTGATAGCTGTTGGTCTCCGCCACGCGAAAGCCGCGCGCCCGCAGCGCCTCGGCTGCGTTGGCGCTGACGGTTCCTATGAGATCTGGCATGACGTACGAGCGCCCTTGCTCGCCCTGATTCACGAGCAAAGCCACGCCGTCGCTGCGCTGGCCCGCTCCTGGCGCCTGCGCTATCACGCTGCCGACGGGATAATCGGCTGTCCTCACCACTGCGCCAGACAAGAGCTTCAGGCCGTCGCTTTCGACTCGCAGCGCCGCCGTTCGCTCTGGCGCACCGACAAACGACGGGACGGCCCGTGCGCCCGTTCCCGCGCTCACCCACACGCGCACGCTCCGCGGCGGCCGCGTCCGCGTGCCGGCGGTAGGCTCCTGCGCCACGATCACGCCTGCTGGCACCGCCGGGTCACGCCGTGCCTGTTCTTCGACCTTCAGCGGCAGGCCGAGGTCGGTCAGCGAACGGCTGGCCACATTGACCGTCCGGCCGACGAGGCTCGGCACCGCCACATCGCGTGAGCGGACCGCCAGGCGCATGGCAACGCCAAAGGAGATCACGAAGGCAGCCAGGAGGGCGGCTCCGAGTATGACAAACCGTCCCGCACCCCAGACACGCGTCGAGAGCGCCATCAAACTCTTGAATCTACTACAGGTTGCTGTGAATTGCCTAACGCCTTACATTGGCGGCACTTGGAGCTCGGGCAGCGGTCGGCCCGCAAACAGCCTGCGGCAAGGCCGTGCCATGAGGCGCGCCAGGCGCACCGAGCGACTGACACGTGCGCTGTCGGTCGCGATGCCCGTGTTGGCGTACATCTGCCGGTAGATCTTCGAGATGAGCACAAAGGTCAATCGCGCCTTCATGGAGCTGACAACCTGCGACCGGCCCCAGATGCTGCGCAGACTGTAGAAGCGGTCCCAGACTCTCTGCGTGCGCCGGCGGATCTCGTCTGGCGTCATGACGGGGTGCGGCACGTAGACCTTGGGCCGGAGGACCTGGGGTATGAGCCAGTGTCGCGTCACGGGCACGCCCCCGATGCGGTCAGGATCCGCGCCCTTCGACTTCTCCCACGTTGTGAAATCGATCGTGCCCGGAAAGGGCGTCAACATCACGAATTGCGCGAAGGTGAGATCGGCACGCTCGGCCACCGCAAGGCAGGCGTCGAACGTCTCTGGCTTGTCGCTCGGCAGGCCGAAGATGAACGAGCCGAGCACGTGCACACCGTGCTGGCGAAAGGCGCGCAGCCGCTCCACCAGCGCGTCGCCACTGGCGTTGAAGTCCTTGTACACGTCTTTCAGGCCCTCGGGCGTCACCGATTCGACGCCG belongs to Luteitalea sp. and includes:
- a CDS encoding NAD-dependent epimerase/dehydratase family protein, whose product is MRALVTGAAGFIGSHLCERLLAQEAEVVGLDAFTDYYTRALKEANLHACHAHPKFQLQEARLQDAELAPLLRDVTHVFHMAAQPGVRKSWGRDFDVYVRDNIDATQRLLEACTVVRLERFVYASTSSVYGDEASIPMREEARLQPLSPYGVSKLAAEHLCHLYCQSYGVPAVSLRYFTVYGPRQRPDMAFHRFLKAAIEGRAVTLYGDGEQTRDFTFVGDAVSAALAAASRGGAGRVYNVGGGSRVSVNQVLALIEQLMGRPLKIERLPAQRGDMRDTYADTSRARQELGFSPETTLEEGLHAEYQWLSTISQSLVQSLRGSDHPEAIKG
- a CDS encoding YbgC/FadM family acyl-CoA thioesterase, coding for MVEGATKVRVRYAETDKMGVVYYANYFVWFEVGRCELLRTLGWTYRDMEENGVSLPVLEASCAYLRPSFYDDELEVRTAGRVVSRVRVGFDYQVVRTADGLVTATGRTVHAPLDRERRPCRLPGTIREALA
- a CDS encoding ribulose-phosphate 3-epimerase, whose amino-acid sequence is MSVRIASSILAADFAALGEAVRATEEGGADWIHVDVMDGHFVPNITIGPPVVAALKRVARVPLDVHLMITEPDRYLEAFAEAGANHLIVHVEATPHLHRTVHRIQELGLRAGVALNPSTPIAAIEEMAADLDIVLLMSVNPGFGGQAFIPRSTSKVRAVRGLLERTGSRALVSIDGGIDTSNAALVVDAGVDVLIAGTTIFGTDDAGEATRALRRSATRGLAASDRDSLLTGDAHG
- a CDS encoding PASTA domain-containing protein produces the protein MALSTRVWGAGRFVILGAALLAAFVISFGVAMRLAVRSRDVAVPSLVGRTVNVASRSLTDLGLPLKVEEQARRDPAVPAGVIVAQEPTAGTRTRPPRSVRVWVSAGTGARAVPSFVGAPERTAALRVESDGLKLLSGAVVRTADYPVGSVIAQAPGAGQRSDGVALLVNQGEQGRSYVMPDLIGTVSANAAEALRARGFRVAETNSYQYPGVPPGIVLRQAPQAGYQIAPGDAISLEVSR